A single region of the Nostoc cf. commune SO-36 genome encodes:
- a CDS encoding nuclease A inhibitor family protein: MTKTNSEILEQLRTAANGLLMMSESEYPFEVFLWEDAAPATPQKVVQQTNHPQNTPVKIVGVDDFFSVATTEEDWHGEEEKATVKRFQTLVQTLKENLNNLQVYRLGNKEIDAYVVGQTPTGDLAGISTKVVET, from the coding sequence ATGACTAAAACTAATTCAGAAATTTTAGAACAGCTTCGTACAGCAGCGAATGGTTTACTCATGATGAGCGAATCCGAGTATCCGTTTGAAGTTTTTCTTTGGGAAGATGCTGCACCTGCAACACCCCAAAAAGTTGTACAGCAAACAAATCATCCACAAAATACGCCCGTTAAAATTGTGGGAGTTGACGATTTTTTTAGTGTAGCAACGACAGAAGAAGATTGGCACGGCGAAGAAGAGAAAGCAACCGTCAAACGATTTCAAACTCTTGTGCAGACACTCAAAGAAAACTTGAACAATCTACAGGTGTATCGCCTTGGCAACAAAGAGATTGATGCTTATGTTGTTGGTCAAACTCCAACAGGTGATTTAGCGGGTATTTCTACGAAAGTTGTTGAAACTTGA